A single region of the Pseudomonas mandelii genome encodes:
- a CDS encoding ABC transporter substrate-binding protein — MLKHAVIPFLVGAGLLASAPFASAATNLVFCSEGSPAGFDPGQYTTGTDFDASAETMFNRLTQFERGGTAVIPGLATKWDISDDGLTYTFHLREGVKFHTTPYFKPTREFNADDVLFTFNRMIDKNDPFRKAYPTEFPYFTDMGMDTNITKIDKVDDHTVKFTLKEVDAAFIQNMAMSFASVQSAEYAAQLLKEGKAADINQKPVGTGPFVFKSYQKDSNIRYTGNKDYWKPDDVKIDNLIFAITTDPSVRIQKLKKNECQITLFPRPADLKALQEDKTLKVPNQAGFNLGYIAYNVMDKIKGSDQPNPMAQLKVRQALDMAVNKQQIIDSVYQGAGQLAVNAMPPTQWSYDTTIKDAPYNPEKAKELLKEAGVKEGTEINLWAMPVQRPYNPNAKLMAEMLQSDWAKIGIKAKIVTYEWGEYIKRSKGGENGAMLIGWSGDNGDPDNWLNVLFGCDSLQGNNFSKWCDKKFDGIVKEAKRTTDQGKRTELYKQAQHVLKDAVPMTPIAHSTVFQPMRDNVQDFKISPFGLNSFYGVSVSK; from the coding sequence ATGCTTAAACACGCGGTCATTCCGTTTTTAGTCGGCGCAGGCTTGTTAGCCTCCGCACCTTTCGCATCCGCTGCGACTAACCTGGTGTTCTGCTCCGAAGGCAGCCCGGCCGGTTTCGACCCAGGCCAGTACACCACCGGAACCGACTTCGACGCCTCTGCAGAAACCATGTTCAACCGCCTGACCCAGTTCGAGCGCGGCGGCACCGCCGTGATTCCTGGTCTGGCAACCAAGTGGGACATCTCCGATGATGGCCTGACTTACACCTTCCACCTGCGTGAAGGCGTGAAGTTCCACACCACCCCGTATTTCAAGCCGACTCGTGAGTTCAACGCCGACGACGTGCTGTTCACCTTCAATCGCATGATTGACAAGAACGACCCGTTCCGCAAAGCGTACCCGACCGAATTCCCGTACTTCACCGACATGGGGATGGATACCAACATCACCAAGATCGATAAAGTCGACGACCACACCGTCAAGTTCACCCTTAAAGAAGTTGATGCCGCGTTCATCCAGAACATGGCCATGAGCTTCGCCTCCGTCCAGTCCGCCGAGTACGCTGCCCAGCTGCTCAAGGAAGGCAAGGCCGCCGACATCAACCAGAAGCCGGTCGGCACCGGTCCGTTCGTATTCAAGAGCTACCAGAAAGATTCCAACATCCGCTACACCGGGAACAAGGACTACTGGAAGCCTGACGACGTCAAGATCGACAACCTGATCTTCGCCATCACCACCGACCCGTCGGTGCGTATTCAGAAGCTGAAGAAGAACGAGTGCCAGATCACTCTGTTCCCACGTCCGGCCGACCTGAAGGCGCTGCAAGAAGACAAGACCTTGAAGGTGCCTAACCAGGCTGGTTTCAACCTGGGTTACATCGCCTACAACGTGATGGACAAGATCAAGGGCAGCGATCAGCCGAACCCGATGGCTCAATTGAAAGTGCGTCAGGCACTGGACATGGCCGTCAACAAGCAGCAGATCATCGACTCCGTCTACCAAGGTGCTGGTCAACTGGCCGTCAACGCCATGCCGCCAACCCAGTGGTCTTACGACACCACCATCAAGGATGCGCCGTACAACCCTGAGAAAGCCAAAGAGCTGCTCAAGGAAGCCGGCGTCAAGGAAGGCACCGAGATCAACCTGTGGGCGATGCCGGTACAGCGTCCGTACAACCCGAACGCCAAACTGATGGCTGAAATGCTGCAGTCCGACTGGGCCAAGATCGGTATCAAGGCCAAGATCGTGACCTACGAGTGGGGCGAGTACATCAAGCGCTCCAAAGGCGGCGAAAACGGCGCGATGCTGATTGGCTGGAGCGGCGACAACGGTGACCCGGACAACTGGCTGAACGTGCTGTTCGGCTGCGACTCGCTGCAGGGCAACAACTTCTCCAAGTGGTGCGACAAGAAGTTCGACGGCATCGTCAAAGAGGCCAAGCGCACGACCGATCAGGGCAAGCGCACCGAACTGTACAAACAGGCGCAGCACGTCCTCAAAGACGCTGTTCCAATGACACCTATCGCTCACTCGACGGTGTTCCAACCCATGCGCGACAACGTGCAGGACTTCAAGATCAGCCCGTTTGGCTTGAACTCCTTCTACGGCGTCAGCGTCAGCAAATAA
- a CDS encoding ABC transporter substrate-binding protein translates to MRHTLVLSALLGTGLLAATSISQAANNSLVFCSEGSPAGFDTAQYTTSTDNDAAEPLYNRLAEFEKGATNVVPGLATRWDISEDGLKYTFHLREGVKFHTTKYFTPTRDFNADDVLFTFNRMLDPQQPFRKAYPTEFPYFNGMSLNKNIAKVEKTGPLTVVMTLNSVDAAFIQNIAMSFAAILSAEYADKLLAEGKPSDINQKPIGTGPFAFKSYQKDSNIRYTGNKQYWDPSRVKLDNLIFSINTDASVRVQKLKANECQITLSPRPADVPALKNDPALKLIEKPGFNLGYIAYNVRHKPFDQLEVRQALDMAVNKQGILNAVYQGAGQLAVNAMPPTQWSYDDTIKDVAYNPEKAKELLKAAGVKEGTEITLWAMPVQRPYNPNAKLMAEMLQADWAKIGLKVKIVSYEWGEYIKRTKNGEHDVSLIGWTGDNGDPDNWLGTLYSCDAIGGNNYSMWCDPAYDKFIKQAKVVTDRDQRTVLYKQAQHYLKQQVPITPIAHSTVNQPLSAKIEGFKVSPFGRNVFSGVSIDQ, encoded by the coding sequence ATGCGCCATACCTTGGTTTTATCCGCATTGCTGGGCACCGGCCTGTTGGCCGCCACTTCCATCAGCCAGGCCGCCAATAACAGCCTGGTGTTCTGCTCCGAAGGCAGCCCGGCTGGCTTCGACACTGCGCAGTACACGACATCGACCGACAACGATGCCGCCGAGCCGTTGTACAACCGATTGGCAGAGTTTGAAAAAGGCGCCACCAACGTCGTACCCGGCCTGGCCACTCGCTGGGATATTTCCGAGGACGGCCTCAAGTACACCTTTCACCTACGCGAAGGTGTGAAATTTCACACGACCAAGTACTTCACGCCGACCCGAGATTTCAACGCCGATGACGTGCTGTTCACGTTCAATCGCATGCTCGATCCGCAACAACCTTTCCGTAAGGCTTATCCGACCGAGTTCCCGTATTTCAACGGGATGAGCCTGAACAAGAACATCGCCAAGGTAGAGAAGACCGGGCCGCTGACCGTGGTCATGACGCTCAACAGCGTCGACGCCGCGTTCATCCAGAACATCGCCATGAGCTTCGCCGCTATTCTGTCCGCCGAATACGCCGACAAACTGCTGGCCGAAGGCAAGCCGAGCGACATCAACCAGAAGCCGATCGGCACTGGCCCGTTCGCCTTCAAGAGCTACCAGAAAGATTCCAACATCCGCTACACCGGCAACAAGCAGTACTGGGACCCGAGCCGGGTCAAGCTCGACAACCTGATCTTCTCGATCAACACCGACGCGTCGGTGCGGGTGCAGAAGCTCAAGGCCAATGAGTGCCAGATCACATTGAGCCCGCGCCCCGCCGACGTTCCCGCGTTGAAGAACGACCCGGCACTCAAGCTCATCGAGAAACCCGGCTTCAACCTGGGCTACATCGCCTACAACGTGCGCCACAAGCCTTTCGACCAGCTCGAAGTGCGTCAGGCGCTGGACATGGCGGTGAACAAGCAGGGCATTCTCAACGCCGTTTACCAGGGCGCCGGTCAATTGGCCGTCAACGCCATGCCACCGACTCAATGGTCCTACGACGACACAATCAAGGACGTTGCCTACAACCCGGAAAAAGCCAAGGAACTGCTCAAGGCTGCCGGCGTGAAAGAAGGCACCGAAATCACCTTGTGGGCGATGCCCGTTCAGCGCCCTTACAACCCGAACGCCAAGTTGATGGCCGAAATGCTCCAGGCTGACTGGGCAAAAATCGGCCTCAAAGTGAAGATCGTCAGCTATGAATGGGGCGAGTACATCAAGCGCACCAAGAATGGCGAACACGACGTCAGCCTGATTGGCTGGACCGGCGACAATGGGGACCCGGACAACTGGCTCGGCACGCTTTACAGCTGCGACGCCATTGGTGGCAACAACTACTCCATGTGGTGCGATCCGGCTTACGACAAGTTCATCAAGCAGGCCAAGGTCGTCACCGACCGCGACCAGCGCACCGTGCTCTACAAACAGGCGCAGCACTACCTCAAGCAACAAGTGCCGATCACGCCTATCGCCCATTCAACGGTTAACCAGCCGTTGAGCGCCAAAATCGAAGGATTCAAGGTGAGTCCATTCGGTCGTAACGTGTTCTCGGGCGTCAGTATCGACCAATAA
- a CDS encoding OprD family porin: MKLSSTALLALAISSVTASAYAETQSQAFTPVTVKEKSAQSEATGFVEGQSITGSTRNWYANESFKRGATLNYRKNGETRTTDRRINWVQGTIIKYNSGFTEGTVGFSTEVAAYNAIALDRDRKDLASGNGGAPEPGRGGRGNNRTLTENGGDAVDQWSKLGLANVKARFSNTTLTAGRQNFSSPQVDVIGNRPLPSSFEGVSLHSEELENLTFDIATFDRNSPRTEQSQRKFRSEYGDGTAEADHVNTAGITYTPFASLTTSLWGTQAEDLWNQYYFGATHVLGDSSVLSLTTGLNYYKTVDEGKKLLGEIDNDTYSLSLGLTHQAHSLTFSYQEVNGNEYFDYLHETNGIYLANSLLSDFNGPNEKSFQIAYGLNMAEYGIPGLKFNIYQARGWGIDGTHYAGGGYDGVQSMDGETHYEYGIGTSYAVQSGPLKATAIRATYTAHRASDNQADGSLNEFRLVTTIPFNIL, translated from the coding sequence ATGAAACTGAGCAGCACCGCGTTATTGGCCCTGGCCATCAGCAGCGTAACCGCCTCGGCTTACGCAGAAACCCAAAGCCAGGCTTTCACCCCGGTTACCGTGAAAGAGAAAAGCGCCCAAAGCGAAGCCACCGGCTTTGTTGAAGGCCAATCGATCACCGGTTCCACGCGTAACTGGTATGCGAATGAGTCGTTCAAGCGGGGCGCGACGCTCAACTATCGTAAAAATGGTGAGACTCGTACGACTGACCGTCGAATCAACTGGGTTCAAGGCACGATCATCAAGTACAACTCGGGCTTCACCGAGGGTACTGTCGGTTTCAGCACCGAAGTGGCGGCGTACAACGCCATTGCTCTGGACCGCGATCGCAAAGACCTCGCATCCGGTAACGGTGGTGCTCCCGAGCCAGGTCGTGGCGGCCGTGGCAACAACCGTACTTTGACTGAAAATGGCGGTGACGCTGTTGATCAGTGGAGCAAACTGGGCCTGGCCAACGTCAAGGCGCGTTTCTCCAATACCACACTGACTGCCGGTCGCCAGAACTTCAGCAGCCCGCAAGTAGATGTCATCGGTAACCGTCCACTGCCTTCGAGCTTCGAGGGTGTCAGTCTGCACAGCGAAGAGTTGGAAAACCTGACTTTCGACATCGCCACCTTTGACCGTAACTCGCCGCGTACCGAACAGAGCCAGCGCAAATTCCGTTCCGAATACGGCGACGGTACCGCTGAAGCCGATCACGTCAACACCGCCGGTATCACCTACACGCCGTTCGCCAGCCTGACCACCAGCCTGTGGGGCACCCAGGCCGAAGACCTGTGGAACCAGTACTACTTCGGCGCCACCCACGTTCTGGGTGACAGCTCGGTACTGAGCCTGACCACCGGCCTGAATTACTACAAAACCGTCGACGAAGGCAAAAAGCTGCTGGGCGAAATCGACAACGACACCTACTCCCTGTCGTTGGGCCTGACTCACCAGGCCCACAGCCTGACCTTCTCGTACCAGGAAGTGAACGGTAACGAGTACTTCGACTACCTGCACGAAACCAACGGCATCTACCTGGCCAACTCCCTGCTGTCGGACTTCAACGGCCCGAACGAGAAATCCTTCCAGATCGCCTACGGCCTGAACATGGCTGAATACGGCATTCCAGGCCTGAAGTTCAACATCTACCAGGCTCGCGGCTGGGGCATCGACGGTACTCACTATGCCGGCGGCGGTTACGACGGCGTGCAGTCGATGGACGGCGAAACCCACTATGAATACGGCATTGGTACTTCGTACGCCGTACAGAGCGGCCCGCTCAAGGCCACGGCTATCCGCGCGACCTACACCGCTCACCGCGCCAGTGATAACCAGGCGGATGGCAGCCTCAACGAGTTCCGTCTCGTGACCACCATCCCGTTCAACATTCTGTAA
- a CDS encoding ABC transporter substrate-binding protein has translation MKMLPLRAAIAAALLSVAVGVSAKPLVVCTEASPEGFDMVQYTTAVTADAVAETIFNRLADFKPGTTEVIPALADSWEISEDGLTYTFHLRKGVKFHTTEYFKPTRDMNADDVVWSFQRQLDPNHPWHKLSSVGFPYFESMGFKELLKSVEKVDDNTVKFTLTRREAPFLADVAMAFSSIYSAEYADQLLKANKTGDLNNKPVGTGPFVFQRYNKDAQVRFKANPDYFRGKPPADALILAIATDNNVRLQKLKANECQVALYPKPDDIPSIKKDTNLKVDEMNAMTVSYIAMNTSHKYMSDVRVRKAIDIAFDKAAYVNALFGKGNATVAVNPYPDTLLGYNHELKNPPRDLDKARALLKEAGVPEGTVFTLFTRNGGGPTNPNPMLGAQMMQADLAKVGIKIDIRVMEWGEMLKRAKNGEHDMVSAGWAGDNGDPDNFLTPMLSCEAAKNGENYARWCNEKFQTLIDEARAKVNPTERAALYEQAQEVFNQDQPWISMAHTRMFTAMRNNVEGYHISPLTTNNFATTQVK, from the coding sequence ATGAAAATGCTTCCCCTACGTGCGGCCATTGCAGCCGCGTTGCTGAGTGTCGCTGTTGGCGTCTCGGCCAAACCCCTGGTGGTCTGCACCGAAGCCAGTCCGGAAGGCTTCGACATGGTCCAGTACACGACTGCAGTCACAGCCGATGCGGTGGCCGAAACCATCTTCAATCGTCTGGCCGACTTCAAGCCCGGCACCACTGAAGTGATTCCGGCACTGGCCGACTCCTGGGAGATCAGCGAGGACGGTCTGACTTACACGTTCCACCTGCGTAAAGGCGTCAAGTTTCACACCACCGAATACTTCAAGCCGACCCGCGACATGAACGCCGACGACGTAGTCTGGAGTTTCCAGCGTCAGCTGGACCCGAACCACCCATGGCACAAACTGTCGAGCGTGGGCTTCCCGTACTTTGAAAGCATGGGCTTCAAGGAACTGCTGAAAAGCGTCGAGAAAGTTGACGACAACACCGTCAAATTCACCCTGACCCGTCGCGAAGCGCCGTTCCTGGCGGACGTCGCCATGGCCTTCTCCTCGATTTACTCTGCCGAGTACGCCGACCAGTTGCTCAAGGCCAACAAGACCGGCGACCTGAACAACAAACCGGTCGGCACCGGCCCGTTCGTGTTCCAGCGCTACAACAAAGATGCCCAGGTTCGCTTCAAGGCCAACCCGGACTACTTCCGTGGCAAGCCACCGGCTGATGCGCTGATCCTGGCCATCGCCACCGATAACAACGTGCGCCTGCAAAAACTCAAGGCCAACGAGTGCCAGGTCGCGCTGTATCCTAAACCGGATGACATCCCGAGCATCAAGAAAGACACCAACCTGAAGGTTGATGAGATGAACGCGATGACCGTTTCCTACATCGCCATGAACACCTCGCACAAATACATGAGCGATGTGCGTGTGCGTAAGGCCATCGACATCGCGTTCGACAAGGCGGCTTATGTCAACGCGCTGTTCGGCAAAGGCAACGCAACAGTGGCGGTCAACCCGTACCCGGACACCCTGCTGGGTTACAACCACGAGCTGAAAAACCCGCCACGTGATCTGGACAAGGCTCGCGCCCTGCTCAAGGAAGCGGGCGTGCCGGAGGGCACTGTTTTCACGCTGTTCACCCGTAACGGCGGCGGGCCGACCAACCCGAACCCGATGCTGGGCGCGCAGATGATGCAGGCTGACCTGGCCAAGGTCGGCATCAAGATCGACATTCGCGTCATGGAATGGGGCGAAATGCTCAAACGTGCGAAAAACGGCGAGCACGACATGGTTTCCGCCGGATGGGCGGGTGATAACGGCGATCCGGATAACTTCCTGACGCCTATGCTGAGTTGCGAAGCAGCCAAGAACGGCGAAAACTACGCGCGCTGGTGCAACGAGAAATTCCAGACGCTGATCGATGAAGCCCGAGCTAAAGTGAACCCGACGGAACGTGCGGCGCTCTACGAGCAAGCCCAGGAGGTTTTCAATCAGGACCAGCCATGGATCAGCATGGCGCACACCCGTATGTTTACTGCAATGCGCAACAACGTAGAGGGCTATCACATTAGCCCGCTTACCACGAATAACTTCGCCACCACCCAGGTGAAGTAA
- a CDS encoding ABC transporter permease subunit — protein sequence MFSFIARRLGLLIPTFFGITLLTFALIRMIPGDPVEVMMGERRVDPEMHAQAMERLGLNKPLYAQYLDYVGKLAHGDLGESLRTRESVWSEFTSLFPATLELSMAALLFAGILGLLAGVIAALKRGSLFDHGVMGISLAGYSMPIFWWGLILIMFFSVSLGWTPVSGRIDLLYDIEPRTGFMLIDTLLADDVGAFFDALHHLILPAIVLGTIPLAVIARMTRSSMLEVLREDYIRTARAKGLSPSRVVFVHGLRNALIPVLTVVGLQVGTLLAGAVLTETIFSWPGIGKWLIEAIGARDYPVVQNGILLIACLVILVNFVVDVLYGFANPRIRHQR from the coding sequence ATGTTTAGTTTTATTGCCCGCCGATTGGGGTTATTGATCCCCACGTTCTTCGGCATCACCTTGCTGACTTTCGCGTTGATTCGCATGATTCCAGGCGACCCCGTGGAAGTAATGATGGGCGAACGCCGAGTCGACCCCGAAATGCATGCTCAGGCAATGGAACGCCTTGGTCTGAACAAACCGCTGTATGCCCAATACCTGGACTACGTCGGCAAACTGGCTCACGGCGACCTCGGCGAATCGCTGCGTACCCGTGAAAGCGTGTGGAGCGAGTTCACCTCTCTATTCCCAGCGACCCTGGAACTGTCCATGGCCGCCCTGCTGTTCGCCGGCATCCTGGGCCTCCTGGCCGGGGTGATCGCGGCACTCAAGCGAGGATCCCTGTTCGACCATGGGGTGATGGGCATCTCCCTGGCGGGATATTCGATGCCGATCTTCTGGTGGGGCCTGATCCTGATCATGTTCTTCTCGGTGAGCCTGGGCTGGACCCCGGTGTCCGGGCGGATCGACTTGCTCTATGACATCGAGCCGCGCACCGGCTTCATGCTCATCGACACGCTGCTGGCCGATGACGTCGGTGCGTTCTTCGATGCCCTGCATCACCTGATCCTGCCGGCCATCGTGCTGGGTACCATCCCGCTGGCCGTTATTGCGCGGATGACCCGTTCGTCGATGCTCGAAGTGCTGCGTGAAGACTACATCCGTACCGCCCGCGCCAAAGGCCTGTCGCCGTCGCGCGTGGTCTTTGTTCACGGCCTGCGCAACGCGCTGATTCCGGTACTGACCGTGGTCGGCCTGCAAGTCGGCACATTGCTGGCCGGTGCGGTTCTGACCGAAACCATCTTCTCCTGGCCCGGCATCGGCAAATGGCTGATCGAAGCCATTGGCGCACGGGACTATCCCGTGGTGCAGAACGGCATCCTGTTAATCGCCTGCCTGGTGATTCTGGTGAACTTCGTCGTGGACGTCCTCTACGGCTTTGCCAACCCACGCATTCGTCACCAGCGCTGA
- a CDS encoding ABC transporter permease subunit: MTMTTPASTQNQAVTVDQSLLYPSPYKEFWQAFSKNKGAVAGLMFMLLVIFCAIFAPWVAPHNPSEQYRDFLLTPPSWLEGGQIQFLLGTDELGRDLLSRLINGSRLSLLIGLSSVVMSLIPGILLGLFAGFFPKLLGPTIMRLMDIMLALPSLLLAVAIVAILGPGLINTIIAIAVVSLPSYVRLTRAAVMGELNRDYVTAARLAGAGLPRLMFVTVLPNCMAPLIVQATLSFSSAILDAAALGFLGLGVQPPTPEWGTMLASARDYIERAWWVVSLPGLTILLSVLAINLMGDGLRDALDPKLKNAA; this comes from the coding sequence ATGACCATGACCACTCCAGCTTCAACTCAAAATCAAGCGGTAACAGTCGATCAAAGCCTGCTGTACCCGTCCCCGTACAAAGAATTCTGGCAAGCGTTTTCCAAGAACAAAGGCGCCGTTGCCGGCCTGATGTTCATGCTGCTGGTGATTTTCTGCGCGATTTTCGCGCCGTGGGTTGCTCCGCATAACCCGAGCGAGCAATACCGTGACTTCCTGTTGACCCCGCCGTCCTGGCTGGAGGGCGGGCAGATCCAGTTCCTGCTCGGCACCGATGAACTGGGGCGCGACCTGCTGTCGCGCCTGATCAACGGTTCGCGCCTGTCCCTGCTGATCGGCTTGTCGTCGGTGGTGATGTCGCTGATTCCGGGCATCCTTCTAGGCCTGTTCGCCGGCTTCTTCCCGAAACTGCTCGGCCCGACCATCATGCGTCTGATGGACATCATGCTGGCCCTGCCGTCCCTGCTGCTGGCGGTGGCGATTGTCGCCATCCTCGGCCCTGGCCTGATCAACACCATTATTGCCATCGCCGTGGTTTCGTTGCCGTCCTATGTTCGTCTGACCCGCGCTGCGGTGATGGGCGAATTGAACCGCGACTATGTGACCGCCGCGCGCCTGGCCGGTGCCGGTCTGCCACGCCTGATGTTCGTCACCGTGCTGCCCAACTGCATGGCGCCGCTGATCGTTCAGGCCACCCTGAGTTTCTCTTCGGCGATTCTCGATGCCGCGGCACTGGGCTTCCTCGGCCTTGGCGTACAACCGCCAACCCCTGAGTGGGGCACCATGCTGGCTTCGGCTCGCGACTACATCGAACGCGCCTGGTGGGTGGTAAGTCTGCCTGGTTTGACCATTTTGCTCAGCGTGCTGGCAATCAACTTGATGGGCGACGGTCTGCGCGATGCGCTCGACCCGAAACTCAAGAACGCCGCCTGA